One window of the Candidatus Chryseobacterium colombiense genome contains the following:
- a CDS encoding DUF2807 domain-containing protein → MIKSELCLNDNVFSEINLKNFGKVFLSKGKVNSIIIERNSDNGKHIDFKIVDGVAFINSVHATEESKKDNYNIYLTVKNENISINALNLGSFETEHKTDFKTIKLKIINCGQINLLVASQSLSFNLQNVFSLKIGGQTDTLTLQKNNIMFSNLRKLKVKSN, encoded by the coding sequence ATGATAAAAAGTGAACTCTGCTTAAATGATAATGTTTTTAGTGAAATTAACCTTAAAAATTTCGGAAAAGTATTTCTTTCGAAGGGAAAGGTAAACTCTATTATAATAGAGAGGAATTCAGATAATGGTAAGCATATTGACTTTAAAATAGTCGATGGTGTCGCTTTTATAAATTCAGTCCATGCCACAGAAGAAAGCAAAAAAGATAATTACAACATCTATCTTACAGTTAAAAATGAAAATATTTCAATAAATGCCTTGAATCTAGGCTCATTTGAAACCGAACATAAAACCGATTTTAAAACTATCAAACTTAAAATTATCAACTGCGGCCAAATAAATTTGTTGGTTGCATCCCAGTCTTTATCCTTTAATCTACAAAATGTGTTTTCCCTGAAGATTGGTGGCCAAACAGATACGCTAACTTTACAAAAGAATAATATAATGTTTAGCAATTTGAGGAAACTTAAAGTTAAAAGTAATTAA